A stretch of the Amycolatopsis sp. BJA-103 genome encodes the following:
- a CDS encoding alpha/beta fold hydrolase, translated as MTLAFRATGPRTGVPVVLLHALGSKSGTWDDFASRLGRRVLAVDLPGHGDSPWAEKYSLEAMADDVADLLGDQADLVGHSMGGRVAVLLAQRLPGRVRRLVVEDAPPPPASVKEPLPPTPEPPEPLPFDWRLIDPIMAGLRTPDPGWWERLAAITAPTLLVSGGPSSHVTRESLERMNGLIADCRLVTIEDAGHRVHGSRPEEFAAVVGDFLGAGR; from the coding sequence GTGACACTCGCCTTCCGGGCCACCGGTCCACGAACCGGTGTCCCCGTGGTCCTGCTGCACGCCTTGGGCAGCAAATCCGGCACTTGGGACGATTTCGCCTCGCGTCTGGGGCGCCGTGTCCTGGCTGTCGACCTGCCGGGACACGGCGACAGCCCGTGGGCGGAGAAGTACTCGCTCGAAGCCATGGCCGACGACGTGGCCGATCTCCTCGGGGACCAGGCGGACCTGGTGGGCCACTCGATGGGCGGGCGGGTCGCCGTACTGCTGGCCCAGCGCCTGCCCGGACGCGTGCGGCGGCTGGTCGTCGAGGACGCCCCGCCGCCTCCGGCCTCGGTGAAGGAACCGCTGCCTCCGACGCCGGAGCCGCCCGAGCCGCTGCCGTTCGACTGGCGGCTGATCGACCCGATCATGGCCGGACTCCGCACGCCCGACCCCGGCTGGTGGGAGCGCCTCGCCGCGATCACGGCGCCGACCCTGCTGGTCAGCGGCGGACCTTCCAGCCACGTCACGCGCGAGTCGCTGGAGCGGATGAACGGGCTGATCGCCGACTGCCGCCTGGTGACCATCGAGGACGCCGGGCACCGGGTGCACGGTTCGAGGCCGGAGGAGTTCGCGGCGGTCGTGGGGGACTTCCTGGGGGCAGGCCGGTGA
- a CDS encoding S1 family peptidase, producing the protein MRLRTLLRAALIPLIAGAAALSVSSPVTAQEPGQVGPAIVGGGQASGDFPWIASLQVNGSHGCGGSLIAPQWVVTAAHCIPQQALRLRIGSKTWQSGGVLTSASRMIKHPNYSGQAGPYDIALVRLAQPVQNTPIRIAGSSPAAGTDVTLYGWGQTCPQRGCEPRPPSNLKQLDTRIDPDSRCQGIQGSSELCVYSTNYQTACYGDSGGPLVVQGMLAGATSRAGHNSPSCGTGDTIYTDVVAHRQWIASVTGA; encoded by the coding sequence ATGAGACTGCGTACCTTGCTGCGCGCCGCCCTGATCCCGCTGATCGCGGGTGCGGCGGCGCTGTCCGTGTCGTCGCCGGTGACGGCCCAGGAACCCGGGCAGGTCGGCCCGGCCATCGTCGGCGGCGGACAGGCCTCCGGCGACTTCCCGTGGATCGCTTCCCTTCAGGTCAACGGCAGCCACGGTTGCGGCGGTTCGCTGATCGCGCCGCAGTGGGTCGTGACCGCGGCGCACTGCATCCCGCAGCAGGCGCTGCGGCTGCGCATCGGCTCGAAGACCTGGCAGTCCGGCGGGGTCCTGACCTCGGCGTCGCGCATGATCAAGCATCCGAACTACAGCGGGCAAGCCGGGCCGTACGACATCGCGCTCGTGCGTCTCGCGCAGCCGGTGCAGAACACCCCGATCCGGATCGCCGGCAGCTCGCCCGCGGCCGGAACCGATGTCACGCTGTACGGCTGGGGTCAGACCTGCCCGCAGCGCGGTTGCGAGCCGAGGCCGCCGTCGAACCTCAAGCAGCTCGACACCCGCATCGATCCGGACAGCCGGTGCCAGGGCATCCAGGGTTCCAGCGAACTGTGTGTCTACAGCACGAACTACCAGACAGCCTGCTACGGCGACTCCGGCGGACCGCTGGTCGTCCAGGGCATGCTGGCCGGCGCGACGAGCCGCGCGGGGCACAACAGCCCGTCGTGCGGTACCGGCGACACGATCTACACCGATGTCGTCGCACACCGGCAGTGGATCGCCTCGGTCACCGGGGCGTGA
- a CDS encoding hydroxyacid dehydrogenase: MTELQHRPTALLVMEERRRDDVYPEAVRKEIGTLVDLREPLTRERLAEDPAAMEGVEILLSGWGAPVLDSVLLGHAPDLRAVLVAAGSVRPLTTPEFWARELPIVSAAAANAVPVAEFTLAQVLLGLKQVHRISREIRERKAYPPDPRVAGAYRSRVGLLGLGEIGALVASHLRSFDVEVLASDPVVDAAAAAELGVRLVELDELFATSAVVSLHAPLLPETEGLVNGELVARMGIGATLINTARGAVVDEPSVVPVLGERPDLTAILDVTWPEPPAPDSPLYTLPNVVLTPHLAGALGAERARMGELVARELRRFVLGQPLQHAVAPDRAHLRA, from the coding sequence ATGACCGAGCTGCAACACCGCCCGACGGCACTTCTCGTGATGGAGGAACGCCGCCGCGACGACGTTTACCCCGAGGCGGTGCGCAAGGAGATCGGGACGCTGGTGGACCTGCGTGAGCCGCTCACCCGCGAGCGCCTGGCGGAGGATCCGGCGGCCATGGAAGGCGTCGAAATCCTGCTCTCGGGCTGGGGGGCGCCGGTGCTGGACTCGGTCCTGTTGGGACACGCGCCGGACCTGCGCGCCGTCCTCGTCGCCGCCGGCTCGGTCCGGCCGCTGACCACGCCCGAGTTCTGGGCTCGCGAGCTCCCGATCGTGTCCGCCGCGGCCGCGAACGCCGTCCCGGTCGCCGAGTTCACCCTGGCCCAGGTCCTCTTAGGACTCAAGCAGGTGCACCGGATCTCCCGCGAGATCCGGGAACGGAAGGCCTATCCGCCGGATCCGAGGGTCGCCGGGGCGTACCGCTCCCGGGTCGGTCTCCTCGGTCTCGGTGAGATCGGTGCTCTCGTCGCGTCCCATTTGCGGAGTTTCGACGTGGAAGTGCTCGCGAGCGACCCCGTCGTCGACGCCGCGGCCGCCGCCGAACTCGGCGTGCGGCTGGTGGAGCTGGACGAGCTGTTCGCCACGAGCGCCGTGGTCAGCCTGCACGCGCCGCTGCTGCCGGAGACCGAGGGGCTGGTGAACGGGGAGCTGGTGGCCAGGATGGGCATCGGGGCGACCCTGATCAACACCGCCCGCGGCGCCGTGGTCGACGAGCCGTCGGTCGTCCCCGTGCTGGGCGAGCGGCCGGACCTCACGGCGATCCTCGACGTCACCTGGCCCGAACCGCCCGCGCCGGACTCGCCCCTGTACACGCTGCCGAACGTCGTCCTCACCCCGCATCTGGCGGGCGCGCTGGGCGCGGAACGCGCGCGGATGGGCGAGCTCGTCGCGCGCGAGCTGCGGCGGTTCGTGCTCGGCCAGCCGCTTCAGCACGCGGTCGCGCCGGACCGGGCTCACCTGCGGGCCTAG
- a CDS encoding sigma-70 family RNA polymerase sigma factor, which translates to MGTRLTWTAPGALTSPGAAPPPDKGALTADLESLVPRARRGDPAATNELMSIVQPVVANYCRSRMGGSDVRVIAAEDVAQETCLAVLTALPTARVTGGSFLAAVLGIAARKVAAAFRGRARDRSDPTPDPPDRATPEPNEPEWQALAADGHEHLTRLMSVLPDIQREILRLRITVGMSAPETGAVLRVSPGMVRVAQHRALHKLRTIISEDDR; encoded by the coding sequence TTGGGAACTCGCCTGACCTGGACCGCCCCCGGCGCACTCACCTCGCCGGGGGCGGCTCCTCCCCCTGACAAAGGCGCGCTGACGGCGGATCTCGAATCCCTCGTCCCCCGCGCCCGTCGCGGCGACCCCGCCGCGACCAACGAGTTGATGAGCATCGTCCAGCCGGTCGTCGCGAACTACTGCCGGAGCCGGATGGGCGGATCCGACGTACGCGTGATCGCCGCGGAGGACGTGGCGCAGGAGACCTGCCTCGCCGTGCTCACCGCGCTGCCCACCGCCCGGGTCACCGGCGGCTCCTTCCTCGCCGCCGTCCTCGGGATCGCCGCCCGGAAGGTCGCCGCCGCCTTCCGGGGGCGAGCGCGGGACCGATCCGACCCCACGCCCGATCCGCCCGACCGGGCGACACCCGAGCCCAACGAGCCCGAGTGGCAGGCCCTCGCCGCCGACGGTCACGAACACCTGACCCGGTTGATGAGCGTCCTGCCCGACATCCAGCGGGAGATCCTCCGGCTGCGCATCACGGTCGGCATGTCCGCGCCCGAGACGGGCGCGGTCCTGCGGGTGAGCCCCGGCATGGTCCGGGTCGCCCAGCACCGCGCGCTGCACAAACTCCGCACGATCATCAGCGAGGACGACCGGTGA
- a CDS encoding alpha-lytic protease prodomain-containing protein, which translates to MNRKILAATAAAITGAGLITAIALTPSASAGQQATPADQAQSEMLAALSRDLKISPEQAKLRLASEQRAAVTDNTLKKQLGTSYAGSWLDATGTTLTVAVTDAAQADLVRAAGATPKTFARSAAELDAAKLRLDAKSTKAPATVPGWYTDVTTNSIVVLANAGGEAAAKSWAAESGVKADLVRVEGSTEDPRPLIDIIGGNAYTFGSGRCSIGFAVEGGFVTAGHCGTTGTRTSNPSGSVAGSSFPGNDYAWVRADAGNTPRALVNRYPGTVPVAGSTEAPVNSSVCRSGSTTGWRCGTILQKNTSVTYPEGTITGLTRTNACAEPGDSGGSWITGDQAQGVTSGGSGNCTSGGTIYFQPITEILSVYSLRLTVSGNPPSSTTTTPTTPTTPTSPTTSNPPGGTWAPYTYYGSGATTTYGGSTYRVIQPHTSMPGWEPPNVPALWELA; encoded by the coding sequence ATGAATAGAAAGATCCTCGCCGCCACAGCCGCGGCCATAACCGGGGCAGGCTTGATAACCGCCATCGCGCTCACCCCCAGCGCGAGTGCCGGTCAGCAAGCCACCCCGGCCGACCAGGCACAGTCCGAAATGCTCGCCGCCCTGTCGCGTGACCTGAAGATCAGCCCGGAGCAGGCCAAGCTCCGGCTCGCCAGCGAACAGCGCGCCGCGGTCACCGACAACACGCTGAAGAAGCAACTCGGCACGTCGTACGCCGGATCCTGGCTCGACGCCACCGGAACCACGCTCACCGTGGCGGTCACCGACGCCGCACAGGCCGACCTGGTCCGCGCCGCGGGCGCGACCCCGAAGACCTTCGCCCGCAGCGCCGCCGAACTCGACGCGGCGAAGCTGCGACTGGACGCCAAGTCCACCAAGGCACCGGCGACCGTGCCCGGCTGGTACACCGACGTCACCACCAACTCGATCGTCGTGCTCGCCAACGCCGGTGGCGAGGCCGCCGCGAAGTCCTGGGCGGCCGAGTCCGGCGTCAAGGCCGACCTGGTCCGCGTCGAAGGCAGCACGGAGGACCCGCGTCCGCTGATCGACATCATCGGTGGCAACGCCTACACCTTCGGCTCGGGCCGCTGCTCCATCGGTTTCGCGGTCGAAGGCGGCTTCGTGACCGCTGGCCACTGCGGCACCACCGGCACCCGCACCTCGAACCCGAGCGGATCCGTGGCCGGCTCCAGCTTCCCCGGCAACGACTACGCCTGGGTCCGCGCCGACGCGGGCAACACCCCGCGCGCACTGGTCAACCGCTACCCCGGCACCGTGCCGGTCGCCGGTTCGACCGAGGCCCCGGTCAACTCGTCGGTGTGCCGCTCCGGCTCCACCACCGGCTGGCGCTGCGGCACCATCCTGCAGAAGAACACCTCGGTCACCTACCCCGAGGGCACCATCACCGGCCTGACCCGGACGAACGCCTGCGCCGAACCCGGCGACTCGGGCGGCTCGTGGATCACCGGCGACCAGGCGCAGGGCGTCACCTCCGGTGGCTCCGGCAACTGCACCTCCGGCGGCACCATCTACTTCCAGCCGATCACGGAGATCCTGAGCGTCTACAGCCTGCGCCTGACGGTCAGCGGGAACCCGCCGTCCAGCACCACCACGACGCCGACCACTCCCACCACGCCGACCAGCCCGACGACCTCGAACCCGCCGGGCGGTACCTGGGCGCCGTACACCTACTACGGCTCCGGCGCGACCACCACCTACGGCGGTAGCACCTACCGCGTGATCCAGCCGCACACCTCCATGCCCGGCTGGGAACCGCCGAACGTGCCCGCGCTTTGGGAACTCGCCTGA
- a CDS encoding LysR family transcriptional regulator: protein MELGFRQLRVVRAIAETGTLSAAAAVVGLTQPTVTDCLRRAERAAGGPLFHRDRRGARITPLGELVLAHARTVLDALARLESALDENRYGTLPDPVRVCGIPGQLVGNLAIAVPRVLSAGVEVRGALSVPAALDLLADHRLEVLVVVDFPGHAHDPPPEIGRATVAMEPLFVAVAEHHRLAGRTEIALEELAGERWLSVADTADLADTEFTGYLADVCRAAGFTPEIRTLPASVCAQLCELGEAVLPMVPAARRRGGIEVVPLRGNPLRMTTRLYWHERGPLSEDAVRVLWEELVRAQHAVMETPEPYRSWLAGNPQWTTTVDSFGEARSGAEPAGVGRRPLGEPMPDRGQLGDREHQSTPDGRDVDR, encoded by the coding sequence ATGGAACTCGGGTTCCGGCAGCTGCGGGTGGTCCGCGCCATCGCCGAGACGGGGACGCTGTCCGCCGCCGCGGCCGTCGTCGGCCTGACCCAGCCCACCGTCACCGACTGCCTGCGCCGGGCGGAACGCGCCGCAGGCGGCCCGCTGTTCCATCGAGACCGGCGCGGCGCGCGGATCACCCCGCTCGGCGAGCTGGTGCTGGCCCACGCGCGCACCGTGCTGGACGCGCTGGCCAGACTGGAATCCGCTTTGGACGAGAACCGGTACGGCACGCTTCCCGATCCCGTCCGGGTCTGCGGGATCCCCGGGCAGCTGGTGGGAAATCTGGCGATCGCCGTGCCTCGGGTGCTGTCGGCCGGAGTCGAGGTGCGGGGCGCGCTGAGTGTCCCGGCGGCGCTGGACCTGCTCGCCGATCACCGGCTCGAGGTGCTCGTGGTGGTCGACTTCCCCGGCCACGCCCACGATCCGCCGCCGGAGATCGGCCGGGCGACGGTCGCGATGGAACCGCTGTTCGTGGCCGTCGCCGAGCATCACCGGCTCGCCGGCCGCACCGAGATCGCGCTGGAGGAGCTCGCCGGTGAACGCTGGCTGAGCGTCGCCGACACCGCGGACCTCGCCGACACGGAGTTCACCGGCTATCTCGCCGACGTGTGCCGGGCTGCCGGGTTCACCCCCGAGATCCGCACCCTGCCGGCGAGTGTCTGCGCGCAGCTGTGCGAACTGGGCGAAGCCGTCCTGCCCATGGTGCCCGCCGCCCGGCGCCGCGGCGGGATCGAGGTCGTCCCGTTGCGCGGCAACCCGCTGCGCATGACCACCCGGCTGTACTGGCACGAACGCGGCCCGCTGTCCGAGGACGCCGTCCGTGTGCTGTGGGAAGAACTCGTCCGGGCACAGCACGCCGTCATGGAAACCCCGGAGCCGTACCGTTCCTGGCTCGCCGGAAATCCACAGTGGACGACCACTGTGGACTCGTTCGGCGAAGCACGGTCAGGTGCCGAGCCAGCCGGGGTTGGCCGCCGCCCACTCGGGGAGCCGATGCCGGATCGCGGCCAGCTCGGTGATCGCGAGCACCAGTCCACTCCGGACGGCCGGGACGTCGATCGCTGA
- a CDS encoding tannase/feruloyl esterase family alpha/beta hydrolase: MRRKKMFLAAAPLAALLPLVLTSVAQTAPAEAATSSSCAAVSVPAPAGARIESVQAAAKPAKADVPAYCEITVTLTHGSAGDHVKVAVALPLTGWTGRLQAVGGSAYTAGDFGAPLVQAVKDGYSGVTTDAGVPLTFLDTSWALTDNGEINKPLVTNFATRSVHEAAVIGKDVTRKFYQRAVSYSYWNGCSTGGRQGYSEAQRYPGDFDGVLANAPAVHWAEFAVATLWPQVVMNQDKTFPSDCVFSAFRQAAIEACDGRDGVTDGIVDRPDECGYDPRSLIGTKVHCGDEEVVVTAADAEVVRKIWAGPTDEHGRRLWPGLPKSAEFGPVTNAPGFPVALGWVRTFLKKQPGFDASKITYRQFAELFRQSVREYDDVIGTSDPDLSDFRRAGGKLITFVGTDDQLIPPGGTLRYRHEVERELGGPKRVNEFYRLFFAPGVTHCAGGAGAAPTNALGALVDWVEHGKAPSTLPAANGDKTLTRDLCPYPQVSRYRGHGDPAVATSYRCAAH, translated from the coding sequence ATGAGACGCAAGAAGATGTTCCTCGCGGCGGCCCCACTGGCCGCCCTGCTGCCGCTGGTGCTGACCTCGGTCGCCCAGACGGCGCCCGCCGAGGCGGCGACGTCGTCATCGTGTGCGGCAGTCTCCGTTCCGGCACCGGCGGGCGCGCGGATCGAATCGGTCCAGGCGGCGGCGAAACCCGCCAAAGCCGACGTGCCCGCCTACTGCGAAATCACCGTCACGCTGACCCACGGATCGGCGGGCGACCACGTCAAGGTCGCCGTCGCGCTGCCCCTGACCGGGTGGACCGGCAGGCTCCAGGCGGTCGGCGGCAGCGCCTACACCGCCGGCGACTTCGGCGCGCCGCTCGTCCAGGCGGTCAAGGACGGCTACAGCGGCGTGACGACCGACGCCGGTGTTCCCCTGACCTTCCTCGACACCTCATGGGCACTCACCGACAACGGCGAGATCAACAAGCCGCTGGTGACGAACTTCGCGACCCGTTCCGTGCACGAGGCCGCCGTCATCGGGAAGGACGTGACGCGGAAGTTCTACCAGCGAGCCGTCTCCTACTCGTACTGGAACGGCTGCTCGACCGGCGGTCGTCAGGGCTACTCCGAAGCGCAGCGGTATCCCGGGGACTTCGACGGCGTCCTGGCGAACGCGCCCGCCGTGCACTGGGCGGAGTTCGCGGTCGCGACCCTGTGGCCGCAGGTCGTGATGAACCAGGACAAGACCTTCCCCTCGGACTGTGTCTTCTCCGCCTTCCGGCAGGCCGCGATCGAGGCCTGCGACGGCCGGGACGGGGTCACCGACGGCATCGTCGACCGGCCCGACGAATGCGGCTACGACCCCCGTTCGCTCATCGGCACCAAGGTGCACTGCGGCGACGAAGAGGTCGTCGTCACCGCGGCGGACGCCGAGGTGGTCCGCAAGATCTGGGCCGGTCCGACCGACGAACACGGACGGCGGCTCTGGCCGGGTCTCCCCAAGAGCGCGGAGTTCGGCCCGGTGACGAACGCCCCCGGTTTCCCGGTGGCGTTGGGCTGGGTGCGGACCTTCCTGAAGAAGCAGCCCGGGTTCGACGCCTCGAAGATCACCTATCGCCAGTTCGCCGAGCTGTTCCGCCAGTCGGTGCGGGAGTACGACGACGTCATCGGGACCTCGGACCCCGATCTGTCGGACTTCCGCCGGGCGGGCGGCAAGCTGATCACCTTCGTGGGCACCGACGACCAGCTGATCCCGCCGGGCGGCACGCTGCGGTACCGCCACGAGGTGGAGCGCGAGCTGGGCGGCCCGAAGCGGGTCAACGAGTTCTACCGGCTGTTCTTCGCTCCGGGTGTCACGCACTGCGCCGGCGGCGCGGGTGCCGCGCCGACGAACGCGCTGGGCGCGCTCGTCGACTGGGTCGAACACGGCAAGGCGCCGTCGACCCTGCCCGCGGCGAACGGCGACAAGACCCTCACCCGCGATCTCTGCCCGTATCCGCAGGTCTCGCGGTACCGGGGCCACGGTGATCCCGCGGTCGCCACGAGCTACCGCTGCGCCGCTCACTGA
- a CDS encoding LysR family transcriptional regulator: protein MISPLIGPGDGHTWPVEIDVRHLRLLDAIASAGSIAKAATSLGLSQPALSAQLHRVERALERTVFERDRNGVRPTALGEVLLNHARRVLAAADDLDLAIRRFHRAPADGLLRIGALPTVFAETLSGVVASATPGRPVELLALTSRTALFSALLDGTVELALYVDHPGQELVPPDGVHVLPVGTEPVFVIVSPEHPVAGRGEVSLAELGGSAWLAVAGGDDEFHDHLTDQCARAGLGTITVQELEPMVLRQTVQRDPRAVALAQSLDSGSTMPGSVVALRGVPLRTRHLLLWRDGSAIDVPAVRSGLVLAITELAAIRHRLPEWAAANPGWLGT from the coding sequence GTGATCAGTCCCCTGATCGGCCCCGGAGACGGCCATACTTGGCCGGTGGAAATCGACGTCCGGCATTTGCGCCTCCTCGACGCGATCGCGTCGGCGGGCAGCATCGCGAAGGCCGCGACCTCGCTCGGACTCTCCCAGCCCGCACTGAGCGCGCAGCTCCACCGGGTCGAGCGGGCGCTGGAACGGACGGTGTTCGAACGGGACCGCAACGGCGTGCGGCCCACCGCGCTGGGTGAGGTGCTGCTGAACCACGCGCGGCGGGTCCTGGCCGCGGCGGACGACCTCGACCTGGCGATCCGCCGGTTCCACCGCGCCCCGGCCGACGGCTTGCTCCGGATCGGCGCGCTCCCGACGGTCTTCGCCGAGACCCTGAGCGGCGTGGTCGCCTCGGCCACCCCCGGCCGTCCGGTCGAACTGCTCGCGCTGACCAGCAGGACGGCGTTGTTCTCCGCGTTGCTCGACGGCACCGTGGAACTGGCGCTGTACGTGGATCACCCCGGCCAGGAGCTCGTACCGCCGGACGGCGTCCACGTGCTCCCGGTCGGGACGGAACCGGTCTTCGTGATCGTGTCCCCGGAACATCCCGTCGCCGGTCGAGGCGAGGTGTCCCTGGCGGAGCTCGGCGGGTCGGCCTGGCTGGCGGTGGCGGGCGGGGACGACGAGTTCCACGACCATCTGACGGACCAGTGCGCCCGCGCCGGGCTCGGCACGATCACCGTGCAGGAACTGGAACCGATGGTGCTGCGGCAGACCGTCCAGCGGGATCCGCGCGCGGTGGCACTCGCCCAGTCCCTCGATTCCGGCTCCACGATGCCCGGTTCGGTGGTGGCCCTGCGAGGTGTGCCGCTGAGGACACGGCATCTCCTGCTGTGGCGCGACGGCTCAGCGATCGACGTCCCGGCCGTCCGGAGTGGACTGGTGCTCGCGATCACCGAGCTGGCCGCGATCCGGCATCGGCTCCCCGAGTGGGCGGCGGCCAACCCCGGCTGGCTCGGCACCTGA